The following are from one region of the Sandaracinus amylolyticus genome:
- a CDS encoding FG-GAP repeat domain-containing protein: protein MRKMLWLGCVLALLATGCSLDLDRLRGTLDGGGDIDAAVVDASMPLDGSHDGGEPDRDASSDAAMADAGTDGGVRCAAECAASATFGAPRDVSFADAPIDVELGDVTGDGFLDVVVLTSDGTVHVLSAEADARGCGTRALVPTDSVVSETSASDLALGDVDEDGRLDAAVVGTAGMLALHMTNAEGKLGAAQTLDFEGNAFGVTFAGGRIHVAAGGTTGAIRAFDVAGGSLVELEAANAPPIVEIASLTLADGTPGLASSSLTAGAVLIDRVQAVGAPTRVATVTVSAGSHIASGDLDGDGDDDVVTNAIGTTRLSLILADGDTFTLAPRADASGVIDAMALGALDDDEQADVAVIVDAAVFPYVLGNPSVPNGALIGRPGVALDGEGRDVAIGDLDRDELPDLVVIGEAPGGYEVRVVPGACP from the coding sequence ATGCGGAAGATGCTCTGGCTGGGCTGCGTGCTCGCGCTGCTCGCGACGGGCTGCTCGCTCGATCTCGATCGCCTGCGCGGCACGCTCGATGGCGGAGGGGACATCGATGCCGCCGTCGTCGACGCATCGATGCCGCTCGACGGATCTCACGACGGCGGCGAGCCCGACCGTGATGCCTCGAGCGACGCCGCGATGGCCGACGCCGGGACCGACGGCGGCGTGCGCTGCGCCGCGGAGTGCGCCGCGAGCGCCACGTTCGGTGCGCCGCGCGACGTGAGCTTCGCGGACGCGCCGATCGACGTCGAGCTCGGGGACGTGACGGGCGACGGCTTCCTCGACGTCGTCGTGCTCACGTCGGATGGGACCGTGCACGTGCTCTCCGCCGAGGCGGACGCCCGAGGGTGCGGCACGCGCGCGCTCGTGCCCACCGACAGCGTCGTGTCGGAGACGAGCGCATCGGACCTCGCGCTCGGCGACGTCGACGAGGACGGGCGCCTCGACGCAGCGGTCGTCGGCACCGCGGGCATGCTCGCGCTGCACATGACGAACGCAGAGGGAAAGCTCGGGGCCGCGCAGACGCTCGACTTCGAGGGGAACGCGTTCGGCGTGACGTTCGCGGGGGGCCGCATCCACGTCGCGGCGGGCGGCACGACCGGCGCGATCCGCGCGTTCGACGTCGCCGGGGGCTCGCTCGTGGAGCTCGAGGCCGCGAACGCGCCGCCGATCGTCGAGATCGCGTCGCTCACCCTCGCCGACGGGACCCCGGGGCTCGCGTCGAGCAGCCTCACCGCGGGCGCGGTGCTGATCGATCGCGTGCAGGCGGTGGGCGCGCCGACGCGCGTCGCGACGGTCACGGTGAGCGCGGGGAGCCACATCGCGTCGGGCGATCTCGACGGCGACGGCGACGACGACGTCGTGACGAACGCGATCGGCACCACGCGCCTGAGCCTGATCCTCGCCGACGGAGACACCTTCACGCTCGCGCCGCGCGCCGATGCGTCGGGCGTGATCGACGCGATGGCGCTCGGTGCGCTCGACGACGACGAGCAGGCCGACGTCGCGGTGATCGTCGATGCCGCGGTGTTCCCCTACGTGCTCGGCAATCCCAGCGTGCCCAATGGCGCGCTGATCGGGCGGCCCGGGGTCGCGCTCGACGGCGAAGGACGCGACGTGGCCATCGGGGATCTCGATCGCGACGAGCTGCCGGACCTCGTCGTGATCGGCGAGGCGCCCGGCGGATACGAAGTGCGCGTCGTGCCCGGCGCGTGCCCGTAG
- a CDS encoding tetratricopeptide repeat protein yields MRALALIVALLVAPSVVRAQDDEDALPSDPPADAQPPADTSRDEEARALFAAGRTSFEAGRFSDALSYFQRSYELSGRSMLLFNIGSAHDRMRQDAEALAAFEAYLRAVPNAPNAREVEARIEVLRRAIAQHEPAPEEETPLEAPDPEPSALPSEPAPIAAEPASGRDFVPIGSSILGGLALVTGGIAVWSWVDANSRYEGLERGCFAMRGGCTDDEIEGSGVDTQVTVTNVLLASSLALAAAAVVVLVLEIPMGGDDEERAVALRVGPTSLALEATF; encoded by the coding sequence ATGCGTGCGCTCGCATTGATCGTCGCCCTGCTCGTCGCGCCGAGCGTCGTCCGTGCCCAGGACGACGAGGACGCGCTTCCGAGCGATCCACCCGCCGACGCCCAGCCACCGGCAGACACCTCGCGCGACGAAGAAGCGCGCGCGCTCTTCGCGGCGGGCCGCACGTCGTTCGAGGCGGGCCGGTTCTCCGACGCGCTCTCGTACTTCCAGCGATCGTACGAGCTGAGCGGGCGCTCGATGCTGCTCTTCAACATCGGCAGCGCGCACGACCGCATGCGACAGGACGCGGAGGCGCTCGCGGCGTTCGAGGCGTACCTGCGCGCCGTGCCGAACGCGCCGAACGCGCGCGAGGTCGAGGCGCGCATCGAGGTGCTGCGTCGCGCGATCGCGCAGCACGAGCCGGCGCCGGAAGAAGAGACGCCGCTCGAGGCGCCCGACCCCGAGCCGAGCGCGCTCCCGAGCGAGCCCGCGCCGATCGCCGCCGAGCCCGCGAGCGGAAGAGATTTCGTTCCGATCGGCTCGTCGATCCTGGGAGGGCTCGCGCTGGTCACGGGCGGCATCGCGGTGTGGTCGTGGGTCGACGCCAACTCTCGCTACGAGGGGCTCGAGCGCGGGTGCTTCGCGATGCGCGGCGGGTGCACCGACGACGAGATCGAGGGGAGCGGCGTGGACACCCAGGTCACGGTGACCAACGTGCTGTTGGCCTCGTCGCTCGCGCTCGCGGCGGCCGCGGTCGTGGTGCTCGTGCTCGAGATCCCGATGGGCGGTGACGACGAGGAGCGCGCGGTCGCGCTGCGCGTGGGCCCGACATCGCTCGCGCTGGAGGCGACGTTCTGA
- a CDS encoding beta strand repeat-containing protein, with protein MRSTSRSTTALVLVALLALPLFVAGCGDDDGSPDDASVADASVADASRQDAGDSPDDAAMPDDASAGEDGSVETTLAVDDAFEIAVGAARTVDAPGVLANDTLAGATITAFDATSRLGGTVVLSADGGFVYTPPAITEALPVDDDFTYTLGTATATVTLTLVDVPVASHDRYGTLPDTALTIDAPGVLANDTPNGAHIDAFDPNSTQGGTVVLAADGSFVYTPAAGFDGDDTFQYRLANVAGSVTATVTIDVSARPTAVDDLAYVVARGATLEVDGTTHPTLLANDALGAPLAVITSFGARSLGGLVSDHAAGSTATVAGSSVTVDADGTFTFVPEPSFVGAFELEYQLENTMGSSVGVVRIDVRAAPLATDDAFTVRAGETLDVASSDPSSLLADDVGAPAPELVSFGGGSLGGSDTDHAAGASVTVGADSITVRADGSLTFVAGASSGGEVTFDYVIANVAGDDRGTVRVTVERAPAITSASSLTLRAGSATGLPFAFVATGHPTPSIAVEGTLPSGVTFDAATSSLVGTPSATSGGSYPLTVRAQNGVAPEATQSFSLTVEQTPAITGAPTAIFRVGQAQSYSFATSGYPAPTATLTGTLPDGLAFDAAARTISGTPAAGTAGTYPVTITASNGVGADATLDVSIDVRESPAITSATSATFTVGTPGSFVVTVTGTPTPTVSIGGTLPAGLAFDPATRTLSGTPAAGTGGQHALTFTASNGVGTAATQSFTLTIHEGPALTGAATATFTVGTSGSYAFTVAGHPAVTLAVTGALPSGLALDAAARRIQGTPAAGTGGTYPITITATNGIGADATLSVTITVRQAPAITSASAATFTVGTAGTFTATATGFPAPTLALTGVLPTGVAYDAATRTLSGTPAAGTGGTYALTLTASNGVGTNATQSFTLTVNEAPSITGTPPGSLTVGTAYTHTFTVSGHPAPTLSVTSGTLPPGLSLDSATRRITGTPTTAGTYSNIVVRAQNGIGTAATITFSMTVVTPVLPPTVTNDSYGVTGNVPIDVALAGSVLANDTPNGATISGYGPSSVAASTTAVGAPLTTMLGGRVVLQSDGTFVYEPPAGAVANDSFAYTITNAAASVIATVELRIQNRVWFVDAAAAAGGSGTRVRPVRNLGELPATSTGDVIHVASGTYAAYTLGTGVRLLGQGVAVTSAHLGFTPATYARAFPAMAATAPRMSTLTLGASTYVRGIDVVVTSSASGLVGSGVSGVDVASVSVTASGSYAVHLVNVGGTIALRSVSASGGTNGIVITGNTGSFSIVGDGTGANNGSGGTIQSTTSDGVLLTNARNVTLRSLIITNVPTASGVRGVGVDGLTLEGVRVTTTATALDFDDATIANPTMLSGAVVIRGCELRNATTSALSVVNAAGTISSLTFENNTVSNVTLTAVRIEILGAARADNIFVRANTMTMVGFDIGANGVAIVVADDLDPVIETPYARVVIENNSISGTSGYAVWLRSVEVDGTLALVLRDNTLAMPTGGVAGVRVQSGTAASGLSSVCAQMSGNRGTSGFSLRLEAGDRFGIVGLVSSTPSSVVSHVQSQNPQGGTVTLSGATASFISCVAP; from the coding sequence ATGCGGTCGACCTCGCGTTCCACGACGGCTCTCGTCCTCGTTGCGCTGCTCGCGCTCCCCCTCTTCGTCGCGGGATGCGGCGACGACGACGGCTCACCCGACGACGCCAGCGTCGCGGACGCGAGCGTCGCGGACGCCTCACGGCAGGACGCGGGCGACTCCCCCGACGACGCCGCGATGCCCGACGACGCGAGCGCGGGCGAGGACGGAAGCGTCGAGACCACGCTCGCTGTCGACGACGCGTTCGAGATCGCGGTCGGCGCTGCGCGAACCGTCGACGCGCCCGGCGTGCTCGCGAACGACACGCTCGCGGGCGCGACCATCACGGCGTTCGACGCGACCTCGCGGCTCGGCGGCACCGTGGTGCTCTCGGCGGACGGCGGCTTCGTCTACACACCGCCCGCGATCACCGAGGCGCTCCCGGTCGACGACGACTTCACGTACACGCTCGGCACCGCGACCGCGACCGTCACCCTGACGCTCGTCGACGTGCCGGTCGCGAGCCACGACCGCTACGGCACGCTGCCCGACACTGCGCTCACGATCGACGCGCCCGGCGTGCTCGCGAACGACACGCCGAACGGCGCGCACATCGACGCGTTCGACCCGAATTCCACGCAGGGCGGCACCGTCGTGCTCGCCGCCGATGGCAGCTTCGTCTACACGCCCGCCGCGGGCTTCGACGGCGACGACACGTTCCAGTACCGGCTCGCGAACGTCGCGGGCAGCGTCACCGCGACCGTCACGATCGACGTGAGCGCGCGACCGACCGCGGTCGACGATCTCGCGTACGTCGTCGCGCGCGGGGCCACGCTCGAGGTGGACGGCACGACGCACCCGACGCTCCTCGCGAACGACGCGCTCGGCGCACCGCTCGCGGTGATCACGTCGTTCGGCGCGCGCTCGCTCGGCGGGCTCGTGAGCGATCATGCTGCCGGGAGCACCGCGACGGTCGCGGGCAGCAGCGTCACGGTCGACGCGGACGGCACGTTCACGTTCGTCCCCGAGCCCTCGTTCGTCGGAGCGTTCGAGCTCGAGTACCAGCTCGAGAACACGATGGGCAGCTCGGTCGGTGTGGTGCGCATCGACGTGCGTGCTGCGCCGCTCGCGACCGACGACGCGTTCACGGTGCGCGCGGGCGAGACGCTCGACGTCGCCTCGAGCGATCCCTCGTCGCTGCTCGCCGACGACGTGGGCGCGCCGGCGCCGGAGCTCGTCTCGTTCGGCGGCGGTTCGCTCGGCGGGAGCGACACCGATCACGCCGCGGGCGCGAGCGTCACCGTGGGCGCCGACTCGATCACGGTGCGCGCCGACGGCAGCCTCACGTTCGTCGCGGGCGCGAGCTCGGGCGGAGAGGTGACGTTCGACTACGTCATCGCGAACGTCGCCGGTGACGATCGCGGCACGGTGCGCGTGACCGTCGAGCGCGCGCCGGCGATCACGAGCGCGTCGTCGCTCACGCTGCGCGCCGGCAGCGCGACGGGGCTGCCCTTCGCGTTCGTCGCGACCGGCCACCCGACTCCGTCGATCGCCGTCGAGGGCACGCTGCCGAGCGGCGTGACGTTCGACGCGGCGACGTCGTCGCTCGTCGGCACGCCGAGCGCGACCTCGGGCGGCTCGTACCCGCTGACGGTGCGCGCACAGAACGGCGTCGCGCCCGAAGCGACGCAGAGCTTCTCGCTGACCGTCGAGCAGACGCCCGCGATCACCGGCGCCCCGACTGCCATCTTCCGCGTCGGACAGGCGCAGTCGTATTCGTTCGCGACGTCGGGATATCCCGCGCCGACTGCCACCCTGACTGGCACGCTCCCCGACGGGCTCGCGTTCGACGCGGCCGCCCGCACGATCTCGGGCACGCCCGCAGCGGGCACCGCCGGCACGTACCCGGTGACGATCACCGCGAGCAACGGCGTGGGCGCGGACGCGACCCTCGACGTCTCGATCGACGTGCGCGAGTCGCCCGCGATCACCTCGGCGACGTCGGCGACCTTCACGGTGGGCACGCCGGGATCGTTCGTCGTCACCGTGACCGGCACGCCCACGCCCACCGTCTCGATCGGCGGCACGCTGCCCGCGGGGCTCGCGTTCGACCCCGCGACCCGCACGCTGAGCGGCACGCCCGCCGCCGGCACCGGCGGACAGCACGCGCTCACGTTCACCGCGAGCAACGGAGTCGGCACCGCTGCGACGCAGTCGTTCACGCTGACGATCCACGAAGGGCCTGCGCTCACCGGCGCGGCGACCGCGACGTTCACCGTCGGCACGAGCGGCAGCTACGCGTTCACGGTCGCGGGGCATCCCGCCGTCACGCTCGCGGTGACCGGCGCGCTGCCGAGCGGGCTCGCGCTCGACGCTGCGGCGCGACGCATCCAGGGAACGCCCGCGGCGGGCACCGGCGGCACGTATCCGATCACCATCACCGCGACGAACGGCATCGGCGCGGACGCGACGCTCTCGGTCACGATCACCGTGCGCCAGGCGCCGGCGATCACGTCGGCGAGCGCGGCGACGTTCACCGTGGGCACCGCGGGCACGTTCACCGCCACCGCGACCGGCTTCCCCGCGCCCACGCTCGCGCTCACCGGCGTGCTGCCGACCGGCGTCGCCTACGACGCGGCCACGCGCACGCTGAGCGGCACGCCCGCGGCGGGCACCGGCGGCACCTACGCGCTCACGCTCACCGCGAGCAACGGCGTCGGCACCAACGCCACGCAGAGCTTCACGCTCACCGTGAACGAGGCGCCTTCGATCACCGGCACGCCGCCGGGCTCGCTCACCGTCGGCACCGCGTACACGCACACGTTCACGGTGTCGGGCCATCCCGCGCCGACGCTCTCGGTGACCTCCGGCACGCTCCCGCCGGGGCTCTCGCTCGACTCCGCGACTCGCCGCATCACCGGCACGCCGACCACGGCGGGCACGTACTCGAACATCGTCGTGCGCGCGCAGAACGGGATCGGGACCGCCGCGACGATCACGTTCTCGATGACCGTCGTGACGCCGGTCCTGCCGCCCACCGTGACCAACGACTCGTACGGCGTGACCGGCAACGTGCCGATCGACGTGGCGCTCGCGGGCAGCGTGCTCGCGAACGACACGCCCAACGGCGCGACGATCAGCGGCTACGGGCCGAGCTCGGTCGCCGCGTCGACCACCGCGGTCGGCGCGCCGCTCACGACGATGCTCGGAGGTCGCGTCGTGCTGCAGTCCGACGGGACGTTCGTGTACGAGCCGCCCGCCGGCGCGGTCGCGAACGATTCGTTCGCGTACACGATCACCAACGCCGCGGCGTCGGTGATCGCGACGGTCGAGCTGCGCATCCAGAACCGCGTGTGGTTCGTCGACGCAGCCGCGGCCGCCGGTGGGAGCGGCACCCGGGTGCGGCCGGTGCGCAACCTCGGCGAGCTGCCCGCGACGTCGACCGGCGACGTGATCCACGTCGCGAGCGGCACGTATGCGGCGTACACGCTCGGCACGGGCGTGCGCCTGCTCGGGCAGGGCGTCGCGGTGACGTCGGCGCACCTCGGGTTCACGCCGGCGACCTACGCGCGTGCGTTCCCGGCGATGGCGGCCACCGCGCCGCGGATGAGCACGCTGACGCTCGGCGCGAGCACGTACGTGCGGGGCATCGACGTCGTGGTCACGTCCTCGGCGTCCGGGCTCGTCGGGAGCGGGGTGAGCGGCGTCGACGTCGCGTCGGTGTCGGTCACCGCGAGCGGGTCGTACGCGGTGCACCTCGTGAACGTCGGCGGCACGATCGCGCTGCGCTCGGTGAGCGCGAGCGGCGGGACCAACGGCATCGTGATCACCGGCAACACCGGCTCGTTCTCGATCGTCGGCGATGGCACCGGCGCGAACAACGGCTCGGGCGGCACGATCCAGAGCACCACGTCCGACGGCGTGCTCCTCACCAACGCGCGCAACGTGACGCTGCGCTCGCTGATCATCACGAACGTCCCGACGGCGAGCGGCGTGCGTGGTGTCGGCGTCGACGGGCTCACGCTCGAGGGCGTGCGCGTGACGACGACCGCGACCGCGCTCGACTTCGACGACGCGACCATCGCGAATCCCACGATGCTCAGCGGCGCCGTCGTCATCCGCGGCTGCGAGCTGCGCAACGCGACCACGAGCGCGCTCTCGGTCGTGAACGCCGCCGGGACGATCTCGAGTCTGACGTTCGAGAACAACACCGTCTCGAACGTCACGCTCACCGCGGTGCGCATCGAGATCCTCGGTGCGGCGCGCGCCGACAACATCTTCGTGCGCGCCAACACCATGACGATGGTCGGATTCGACATCGGCGCGAACGGCGTCGCGATCGTGGTCGCGGACGATCTCGATCCGGTGATCGAGACGCCCTACGCGCGCGTGGTGATCGAGAACAACTCGATCTCCGGCACGAGCGGCTACGCGGTGTGGCTCCGCTCGGTCGAGGTCGACGGCACGCTCGCGCTCGTGCTGCGCGACAACACGCTCGCGATGCCGACCGGCGGTGTCGCCGGCGTGCGCGTGCAGTCGGGCACGGCCGCGAGCGGGCTCAGCTCCGTGTGCGCACAGATGTCGGGCAACCGCGGCACCTCGGGCTTCTCGCTCCGACTCGAGGCGGGCGACCGCTTCGGGATCGTCGGCCTCGTCAGCTCGACGCCCAGCAGCGTGGTGTCGCACGTGCAGTCGCAGAATCCGCAGGGCGGCACCGTCACGCTCTCCGGTGCGACGGCGAGCTTCATCTCTTGTGTCGCGCCCTGA
- a CDS encoding phage tail protein, with protein MAEPFLSEIRIMAFNFAPRGWAQCNGQIVAINQNQALFALLGTYYGGDGITTFALPDLRGRVPLHSGNGLNVGQRGGAAAHTLIMSELPAHTHALSARTEVATEFVPRAGATLATSRGQPAYSTATSPLVPMAASAIATAGSSQPHENRQPHLALTFCIALQGIFPSRS; from the coding sequence ATGGCCGAGCCTTTCCTGTCCGAGATCCGAATCATGGCGTTCAACTTCGCGCCTCGCGGCTGGGCGCAGTGCAACGGGCAGATCGTGGCGATCAACCAGAACCAGGCGCTCTTCGCGCTGCTGGGCACCTACTACGGCGGAGACGGGATCACGACGTTCGCGCTGCCCGATCTGCGCGGCCGCGTCCCGCTGCACAGCGGCAACGGGCTCAACGTCGGCCAGCGCGGAGGTGCAGCCGCGCACACGCTGATCATGAGCGAGCTCCCCGCGCACACGCACGCGCTCAGCGCGCGCACCGAGGTCGCGACCGAGTTCGTGCCGAGGGCCGGAGCGACGCTCGCGACGAGCCGTGGACAGCCGGCGTACTCGACGGCGACGAGCCCGCTCGTGCCGATGGCGGCGAGCGCGATCGCGACCGCGGGCAGCTCGCAGCCTCACGAGAACCGTCAGCCCCATCTCGCGCTCACGTTCTGCATCGCGCTGCAGGGCATCTTCCCGAGCCGGAGCTGA
- a CDS encoding phage tail protein gives MSDPYMGEIRLFAGNFAPVGWAFCDGRIMAIAENDALFSLLGTTYGGDGVSSFALPDLRGRVPVHVGNGYVLGEAAGVETVTLTTAQIPAHTHTLFASDTTASTTSPTNALLAALPSAAATAYGADAPFVASSASQLAPAGGSQPHDNMQPYVALNYIIAIYGIYPSQS, from the coding sequence ATGTCGGATCCGTACATGGGTGAGATTCGGCTCTTCGCGGGCAACTTCGCGCCCGTGGGATGGGCGTTCTGCGATGGGCGCATCATGGCGATCGCCGAGAACGACGCGCTCTTCTCGCTGCTCGGCACGACGTACGGCGGCGACGGCGTGAGCTCGTTCGCGCTGCCCGACTTGCGTGGGCGCGTGCCGGTGCACGTCGGCAACGGATACGTGCTCGGCGAGGCCGCGGGCGTGGAGACCGTGACGCTGACCACGGCGCAGATCCCCGCGCACACCCACACGCTCTTCGCGAGCGACACGACGGCGAGCACCACGAGCCCCACGAACGCGCTGCTGGCGGCGCTGCCGAGCGCGGCCGCGACGGCGTACGGCGCCGACGCGCCCTTCGTGGCGTCGTCTGCGTCGCAGCTCGCGCCGGCGGGTGGCTCGCAGCCGCACGACAACATGCAGCCGTACGTCGCGCTGAACTACATCATCGCGATCTACGGCATCTACCCGTCACAGTCCTGA
- a CDS encoding phage tail protein, with protein sequence MSEPFLAEVRMFALNFAPRGWAVCNGQLMAISQNTALFALLGTTYGGDGRSTFGLPNLQGAASMGAGQGPGLTPRSLGETGGSATVTLLASEVPSHGHAASFSRAESYEGHPGGAHAAMTQGGLALYAPAGASSPVTAMSPMAVGVSGSSLPHNNMMPYLAITFCIALQGIFPQRP encoded by the coding sequence ATGTCGGAACCCTTCCTCGCCGAAGTGCGCATGTTCGCCCTCAACTTCGCGCCGCGGGGTTGGGCGGTCTGCAACGGGCAGCTCATGGCGATCTCCCAGAACACCGCGCTCTTCGCGCTGCTCGGCACGACGTACGGCGGAGACGGGCGCAGCACGTTCGGATTGCCGAACCTCCAGGGCGCGGCGTCGATGGGCGCGGGGCAGGGTCCGGGGCTCACGCCGCGTTCGCTCGGGGAGACCGGCGGGAGCGCGACCGTGACGCTGCTGGCGTCGGAAGTGCCGTCGCACGGCCACGCAGCCTCGTTCTCGCGCGCGGAGAGCTACGAGGGTCATCCCGGCGGCGCTCACGCGGCGATGACGCAGGGTGGGCTCGCGCTCTACGCGCCCGCGGGCGCGAGCTCGCCGGTGACCGCGATGAGCCCGATGGCCGTCGGTGTCAGCGGCAGCTCGCTGCCGCACAACAACATGATGCCGTACCTCGCGATCACGTTCTGCATCGCGCTCCAGGGCATCTTCCCGCAGCGTCCATGA
- a CDS encoding GNAT family N-acetyltransferase, which produces MSAERYVELALDPMSRVTLRPITDADRPFLERLYASTREEELRVVPWSHAQKAAFLASQYALQHAHYQQHYAGARFDVIEEDGKPIGRLYLARLERDIRIVDIALISSHRGRGIGATLIERVIARATKEGASVTIHVERNNPALRLYERLGFRVEEDRGVYLFLAHPAGRA; this is translated from the coding sequence ATGAGCGCCGAGCGCTACGTCGAGCTCGCGCTCGACCCGATGTCGCGCGTGACGCTGCGGCCGATCACCGACGCGGATCGTCCGTTCCTCGAGCGGCTCTACGCGTCGACGCGGGAAGAAGAGCTGCGCGTCGTGCCGTGGAGCCACGCGCAGAAGGCAGCGTTCCTCGCGTCGCAGTACGCGCTCCAGCACGCGCACTACCAGCAGCACTACGCGGGCGCGCGATTCGACGTGATCGAAGAGGATGGAAAGCCGATCGGGCGGCTCTACCTCGCGCGCCTGGAGCGAGACATCCGCATCGTCGACATCGCGCTGATCTCCTCGCATCGGGGCCGCGGCATCGGTGCGACGCTGATCGAGCGCGTGATCGCGCGCGCCACGAAGGAAGGCGCGAGCGTGACGATCCACGTCGAGCGCAACAACCCCGCGCTGCGCCTCTACGAGCGGCTCGGGTTCCGCGTCGAGGAAGATCGCGGCGTGTATCTCTTCCTCGCGCACCCGGCGGGGCGCGCATGA
- a CDS encoding DUF6916 family protein has protein sequence MIERLDVSRYRALEGAEFTLAPLSESEGWALSLRLESVRDLGARDGLSCYSLLFAQREGESYAPQGTYRLTCSALGEQVVLVVPVGPGPGTRMRYEVIFN, from the coding sequence ATGATCGAGCGACTCGACGTCTCGCGATATCGCGCGCTCGAGGGCGCCGAGTTCACGCTCGCGCCGCTCTCCGAGAGCGAGGGTTGGGCGCTCTCGCTCAGGTTGGAGTCGGTGCGCGATCTCGGCGCGCGTGATGGTCTGTCTTGCTATTCGCTCCTCTTCGCGCAGCGAGAGGGGGAGTCGTACGCGCCGCAGGGCACGTATCGACTGACGTGCTCCGCGCTCGGCGAGCAGGTCGTGCTCGTCGTGCCGGTCGGGCCGGGACCGGGCACGCGCATGCGATACGAAGTGATCTTCAACTGA
- a CDS encoding NHL repeat-containing protein — MIRRTFFRAVLSSGAAPLLLSSVGCAGEPSARVSSGPSGRIDGLGRVLEVDRFARTVRVRDERGAELAVGTFLDPVDAVGLDDGTIVVADTARGIVELDAALHERRVVRAAGERDGLHRPAALIDDGARGLLIADGYAHRVIGLSLGGAVTASYGAPRGSDRPLNGPADLAVDALDHIHVVDAGNARVRIFARSGAVIADYDAGGAMRVPRSIAITPEGRVYVADAVASAVFALDLEGRLLETITMRDAIPGEVRASIDGVAIVPLAA, encoded by the coding sequence GTGATCCGTAGAACGTTCTTCCGAGCCGTGCTCTCGAGCGGCGCTGCGCCGCTCCTGCTCTCGTCCGTGGGATGCGCGGGCGAGCCTTCGGCGCGCGTCTCGAGCGGCCCATCGGGGCGCATCGACGGGCTCGGGCGCGTGCTCGAGGTGGATCGCTTCGCGCGCACCGTGCGGGTGCGCGACGAGCGCGGCGCGGAGCTCGCGGTGGGCACGTTCCTCGACCCCGTGGACGCGGTGGGGCTGGACGACGGAACGATCGTGGTCGCCGACACGGCGCGCGGCATCGTCGAGCTCGACGCGGCGCTGCACGAGCGGCGCGTGGTGCGCGCGGCGGGTGAGCGCGACGGGCTCCACCGGCCGGCGGCGCTGATCGACGACGGAGCGCGCGGACTGCTGATCGCCGATGGCTACGCGCATCGCGTGATCGGGCTCTCGCTCGGCGGCGCGGTGACCGCGTCGTACGGCGCGCCCCGCGGGAGCGATCGCCCGCTCAACGGCCCCGCGGATCTCGCGGTCGACGCGCTCGATCACATCCACGTCGTCGACGCGGGGAACGCGCGCGTGCGCATCTTCGCGCGCAGCGGCGCGGTGATCGCCGACTACGACGCGGGCGGCGCGATGCGCGTCCCGCGCTCGATCGCGATCACGCCCGAGGGGCGCGTCTACGTCGCGGACGCGGTCGCGTCGGCAGTGTTCGCGCTCGACCTCGAGGGCCGGCTGCTCGAGACCATCACGATGCGCGACGCGATCCCCGGCGAGGTGCGCGCGTCGATCGACGGCGTCGCGATCGTGCCCCTCGCGGCGTGA